From a single Sorghum bicolor cultivar BTx623 chromosome 5, Sorghum_bicolor_NCBIv3, whole genome shotgun sequence genomic region:
- the LOC8068325 gene encoding transcription factor bHLH54, whose translation MEANSASIWSEESEMIAHLQSMFWSSSNADSCLSSPNSSTSSCVENEPFDKEQCLDTGAVWCFDHQSQVFAPITNEVTGIKRVCLMDENKKSKNAKKLRTIALVSRTSSNAPADEINTELVSQSCSWSCSSEDDSIGVCEESVVLKQSTSSRGRSRSSKDLQSLYAKRRRERINERLRTLQQLIPNGTKVDMSTMLEEAVQYVKFLQLQIKLLSSEDTWMYAPLAYNHMSMDVSQNAAVNQS comes from the exons ATGGAAGCAAATTCTGCATCCATTTGGAGCGAGGAATCTGAGATGATTGCTCACTTGCAGTCTATGTTTTGGAGCAGCAGCAATGCTGATTCCTGCCTTTCTTCTCCCAACAGCAGCACTAGTTCTTGTGTTGAAAATGAGCCCTTTGATAAAGAGCAATGTCTGGACACTGGTGCAGTTTGGTGCTTTGATCACCAGAGTCAGGTTTTCGCTCCAATTACTAATGAAGTTACAGGCATCAAGAGGGTATGTCTTATGGATGAGAATAAGAAGAGTAAGAATGCTAAGAAACTCCGAACCATTGCCCTG GTATCGAGGACAAGTTCAAATGCTCCTGCTGACGAGATTAACACAGAGCTTGTCAGTCAGAGCTGTTCCTGGAGCTGCAGCTCTGAAGATGATTCAATTGGTGTGTGTGAAGAATCTGTTGTTCTGAAACAAAGTACCAGTTCAAGAGGTCGTAGTCGGTCCTCAAAGGATTTACAGAGCCTTTACGCAAAG aggagaagagagaggaTCAATGAAAGACTAAGGACGCTGCAGCAGCTAATTCCTAATGGCACCAAA GTTGACATGAGCACTATGCTAGAGGAAGCAGTTCAGTATGTCAAGTTCCTGCAGCTGCAAATAAAG CTCCTGAGCTCTGAAGATACATGGATGTACGCACCTCTTGCTTATAACCACATGAGCATGGACGTCAGTCAAAATGCTGCTGTGAACCAATCATGA
- the LOC8068326 gene encoding adenylyl-sulfate kinase 3 isoform X1 has product MLARAPPRPCSTAGAVNASGDEHSTRTWRPVVGGAGLASGPPRAAAGGVRLVAVRHGRTTTTTTIVAAAAGERRAAGPGTEPVTAVVAAPNGSSSAVAGISTLLTSTVGKSTNILWHDCPIGQNERQNLLNQKGCVVWITGLSGSGKSTLACALSRELHIRGHLTYVLDGDNLRHGLNRDLSFKAEDRAENIRRVGEVAKLFADAGLICIASLISPYRSDRSACRSLLPKSSFIEVFLNAPLEVCEARDPKGLYKLARAGRIKGFTGIDDPYEAPSDCEIVIHCKVGDCPSPKSMADQVVSYLETNGFLHD; this is encoded by the exons ATGCTCGCGAGGGCTCCTCCACGGCCGTGCTCCACCGCCGGCGCCGTTAATGCTTCCGGCGACGAGCAcagcacgaggacgtggaggcccGTTGTTGGCGGCGCTGGCCTCGCCAGCGGACCACCAAGAGCCGCCGCCGGTGGCGTCAGGCTCGTCGCGGTGAGGCAcgggaggacgacgacgacgacgacgatcgtGGCTGCGGCCGCCGGCGAGAGGCGGGCAGCCGGGccggggacggagccggtgacgGCGGTGGTGGCTGCTCCTAATGGGTCGTCGTCGGCCGTCGCAG GTATCAGCACCCTCTTGACATCGACTGTGGGGAAATCGACAAATATCCTGTGGCATGATTGTCCCATTGGGCAGAACGAGAGACAGAATTTGCTGAACCAGAAGGGTTGTGTTGTGTGGATCACTGGTCTAAGTGGTTCAG GAAAAAGCACGCTCGCATGTGCGCTGAGCCGTGAGTTGCACATTAGAGGCCATCTGACATACGTCCTCGACGGCGATAATCTCAGGCATGGGTTGAACCGGGACCTCAGCTTCAAAGCAGAAGATCGTGCTGAAAACATACGCAGAGTAG GGGAAGTAGCAAAGCTATTCGCAGATGCTGGCCTGATCTGCATTGCTAGCTTGATATCACCTTACAGAAGTGATCGAAGTGCATGTCgcagtttactaccaaagtctTCGTTTATAGAG GTCTTCCTAAACGCTCCACTGGAAGTATGCGAAGCGAGAGATCCAAAAGGCCTGTACAAGCTTGCACGTGCTGGCAGAATCAAAG GTTTTACTGGCATTGATGATCCTTACGAAGCACCATCCGATTGTGAG ATTGTGATCCATTGTAAAGTTGGGGACTGCCCTTCACCTAAATCAATGGCTGATCAAGTTGTGTCATATCTTGAGACGAATGGTTTCCTCCATGACTAG
- the LOC8068326 gene encoding adenylyl-sulfate kinase 3 isoform X2, which produces MLAKASPRPCSTGAVAGGVPSGGAGLARGGARWPARPRAAASVRLVAARPGRRRRTRVVAAAAGERTASGPGPEPMMVEAANGSSSAVAGISTLLTSTVGKSTNILWHDCPIGQNERQNLLNQKGCVVWITGLSGSGKSTLACALSRELHIRGHLTYVLDGDNLRHGLNRDLSFKAEDRAENIRRVGEVAKLFADAGLICIASLISPYRSDRSACRSLLPKSSFIEVFLNAPLEVCEARDPKGLYKLARAGRIKGFTGIDDPYEAPSDCEIVIHCKVGDCPSPKSMADQVVSYLETNGFLHD; this is translated from the exons ATGCTCGCGAAAGCTTCTCCACGGCCGTGCTCCACCGGCGCCGTTGCAGGCGGGGTGCCGAGCGGCGGCGCTGGCCTTGCACGAGGAGGAGCGAGGTGGCCGGCACGACCGAGAGCCGCCGCCAGCGTCAGGCTGGTCGCCGCGAGgccggggaggaggaggaggacgagggtCGTGGCTGCGGCCGCAGGCGAGAGGACAGCGTCTGGGCCGGGGCCGGAGCCGATGATGGTAGAGGCTGCTAATGGATCGTCGTCGGCCGTAGCAG GTATCAGCACCCTCTTGACATCGACTGTGGGGAAATCGACAAATATCCTGTGGCATGATTGTCCCATTGGGCAGAACGAGAGACAGAATTTGCTGAACCAGAAGGGTTGTGTTGTGTGGATCACTGGTCTAAGTGGTTCAG GAAAAAGCACGCTCGCATGTGCGCTGAGCCGTGAGTTGCACATTAGAGGCCATCTGACATACGTCCTCGACGGCGATAATCTCAGGCATGGGTTGAACCGGGACCTCAGCTTCAAAGCAGAAGATCGTGCTGAAAACATACGCAGAGTAG GGGAAGTAGCAAAGCTATTCGCAGATGCTGGCCTGATCTGCATTGCTAGCTTGATATCACCTTACAGAAGTGATCGAAGTGCATGTCgcagtttactaccaaagtctTCGTTTATAGAG GTCTTCCTAAACGCTCCACTGGAAGTATGCGAAGCGAGAGATCCAAAAGGCCTGTACAAGCTTGCACGTGCTGGCAGAATCAAAG GTTTTACTGGCATTGATGATCCTTACGAAGCACCATCCGATTGTGAG ATTGTGATCCATTGTAAAGTTGGGGACTGCCCTTCACCTAAATCAATGGCTGATCAAGTTGTGTCATATCTTGAGACGAATGGTTTCCTCCATGACTAG